One genomic segment of Chitinibacter sp. FCG-7 includes these proteins:
- a CDS encoding ABC-three component system protein: MKLCYHDLYDSQFELLVVEVCKGILGRAIQGFATGPDGGRDGRFHGVADDWPSKSEPWSGKIIIQAKHTSELNAKFSDSDFGESETSILTKEIRRIKKLYDDGHLDAYMLFSNRKLGALANESILDRIASETGLCKSKISILGVEALNSLLKDFPQAISNAGINITNLPLQISPDALANVLLSIKGHLNSGVRPGRDCNNINTDFVREPFNEKNLRHGLSAEYAAEILDRVIDFYTIEDFLQNPINSDLKLTYNDALDEFTRWLLDNRMQSQSFDGLLNWLIKLLLERDSDLGRNRRLTSTFIYYMYWCCDLGFKNAASVK, translated from the coding sequence ATGAAGCTCTGCTACCATGATTTGTATGACAGCCAATTTGAGCTTTTGGTTGTTGAAGTTTGTAAAGGGATTTTGGGGCGCGCTATTCAAGGGTTTGCTACAGGTCCAGATGGTGGGCGCGACGGTCGTTTTCATGGCGTTGCAGATGATTGGCCATCGAAGTCTGAACCGTGGTCTGGAAAAATTATTATTCAAGCAAAGCATACATCTGAATTGAATGCAAAGTTTTCAGATTCTGACTTTGGCGAGTCAGAGACCAGTATTCTGACAAAAGAAATTAGAAGAATTAAAAAACTTTATGATGATGGTCATCTTGATGCTTATATGCTATTTTCCAATAGGAAACTAGGCGCTTTAGCTAATGAATCTATTTTAGATCGAATTGCTTCCGAGACCGGGTTGTGTAAGTCTAAAATTTCAATACTGGGAGTAGAAGCTCTCAATTCATTACTTAAGGATTTTCCGCAAGCAATAAGTAATGCTGGTATTAACATTACAAATCTACCTTTACAGATTTCACCTGATGCATTAGCCAATGTTCTATTGTCAATTAAAGGTCACTTGAATAGCGGTGTGAGACCGGGTCGAGATTGTAATAATATTAATACTGACTTTGTGCGCGAACCATTCAATGAAAAAAACCTAAGGCACGGACTTTCGGCAGAGTATGCTGCCGAAATTTTAGACAGAGTTATTGATTTTTACACAATTGAAGATTTTTTGCAAAATCCAATAAATTCAGATTTAAAATTGACTTATAACGATGCCTTGGATGAATTTACTAGATGGTTGCTTGATAATAGAATGCAGAGTCAATCATTTGATGGGCTCTTGAATTGGCTAATTAAATTGCTTCTAGAACGTGATTCAGATCTTGGCCGTAATAGAAGGCTAACGTCTACCTTTATATATTATATGTATTGGTGTTGTGACTTGGGGTTTAAAAATGCAGCTAGTGTTAAGTAG
- a CDS encoding ABC-three component system middle component 8, producing MRKDRVESFEKLKNLLVSSVADSAPLFLPAINVLFLLGLVVYHPKNDTFEYVGS from the coding sequence ATGAGGAAGGATAGGGTGGAAAGTTTCGAGAAACTTAAGAACTTACTGGTTTCGTCTGTTGCAGACTCTGCCCCATTATTTCTGCCTGCCATCAATGTTTTATTTTTGCTTGGGCTTGTTGTATATCATCCAAAGAATGATACTTTTGAGTATGTAGGCTCATGA
- a CDS encoding DUF2326 domain-containing protein: MKLSKIYCSNEHVFPSIHFNEGLNVVLGEIRDESNRNKDTHNLGKSTLALLIDFCLLLKRSPEFFLFSQFDKFKDFIFYLEVELAPSSFLTIKRSVAENSKIAFKKTTAKENDFRSLGDADWDHVKVKIDSARIMLDNFLELSGLGTNFDYRKPLGYILRRQNDYDDVFQLTKFKGSHSEWKPYLAHILGFNAELVAKNYELTQKIESLNHDLSTLSTRIPEKVDGIDKLDGVLLLKRSKALEVESALDAFDFSLRDSDYNKELVDVLDVEIAQLNKEKYYCTATIKKLKSSIVVDSVAFDPKEAESIFLQAGVIFPGQLKKSYEELIEFNRKITEERNGVLRAELSRMEGSLESIVAEIDEKNKKRSDLLSFLSDEDVFRKYKEISAQLTKIKAEITYWEGVRSQAGEIIKLRTEIAKALSDLAKNQEELSNHLHEMNSPESRYGKIRIYFSEIVKYVIDRDAIISTSTNKEGNLQFKADIIGSEGPTEAGRGHSYRKLLCIAFDLAVARAYSSTEYPHFVYHDGALETLDDRKKVKLLDIFKLYGRQYGIQEIMTSIDSDLPYVNGERLRFVDGEVIRLLHDQGEDGLLFKLPSW, from the coding sequence ATGAAATTATCTAAAATTTATTGTAGCAATGAGCATGTCTTTCCGTCGATTCACTTCAACGAAGGGTTGAATGTGGTGTTGGGTGAGATTCGCGATGAAAGTAATCGAAATAAAGATACGCACAATTTGGGAAAAAGTACGTTAGCTTTATTGATCGATTTTTGTCTGCTTTTGAAGAGATCCCCTGAGTTTTTTTTATTTAGCCAGTTTGATAAATTTAAAGATTTCATTTTTTATTTGGAAGTTGAGCTGGCGCCATCTTCATTTCTAACTATTAAGCGATCTGTTGCAGAAAATTCTAAAATTGCTTTTAAGAAAACGACCGCCAAAGAAAATGATTTTAGGTCGTTGGGTGATGCTGACTGGGATCATGTAAAAGTAAAAATAGACAGCGCAAGAATTATGCTTGATAACTTCTTAGAGTTGTCAGGATTAGGCACTAATTTTGATTATAGAAAGCCGCTTGGCTACATCTTACGTAGGCAAAATGATTATGATGATGTTTTTCAGCTAACAAAATTTAAAGGTTCCCATAGCGAATGGAAGCCCTATCTTGCACACATTTTGGGTTTTAATGCTGAGCTAGTTGCAAAAAACTATGAATTGACTCAAAAAATAGAGTCGCTTAATCATGATTTGAGCACACTTTCTACTCGAATTCCAGAGAAGGTTGATGGAATTGATAAACTTGATGGTGTTTTGCTTTTAAAAAGAAGTAAAGCATTGGAGGTTGAGAGCGCTCTTGACGCATTTGATTTTTCACTACGTGACTCTGACTACAATAAAGAACTCGTTGATGTTCTTGACGTTGAAATAGCGCAGCTTAATAAAGAAAAGTACTACTGCACTGCAACAATTAAAAAGCTTAAATCATCTATTGTGGTTGACTCTGTTGCTTTTGATCCTAAAGAAGCTGAGTCTATTTTTCTGCAGGCAGGCGTAATATTTCCGGGTCAATTAAAGAAGTCGTACGAGGAATTAATTGAGTTTAATCGGAAAATAACTGAGGAAAGAAATGGAGTTCTTCGTGCTGAGTTGAGTCGTATGGAAGGTTCTTTAGAGTCTATTGTAGCTGAAATTGATGAGAAAAATAAAAAAAGGTCGGATCTTCTATCTTTTCTTAGTGACGAGGATGTATTTAGAAAATATAAAGAAATTAGTGCTCAACTAACCAAGATTAAGGCAGAGATTACGTATTGGGAAGGGGTTAGGTCGCAGGCAGGGGAAATAATTAAGTTAAGAACTGAAATCGCCAAGGCACTTAGTGATCTAGCAAAAAATCAAGAGGAATTATCTAATCATCTGCATGAAATGAATTCTCCCGAGTCTCGCTATGGGAAGATAAGAATTTATTTTTCTGAAATTGTGAAGTATGTAATTGATCGTGATGCAATAATTTCAACTTCAACAAATAAGGAAGGCAACCTCCAGTTCAAAGCCGATATTATTGGTTCCGAGGGGCCGACTGAGGCAGGTAGAGGACATTCTTATCGGAAGCTTTTGTGTATTGCATTTGATCTTGCCGTTGCAAGGGCTTATTCATCTACTGAATATCCACATTTTGTATATCATGACGGTGCTTTAGAAACGCTAGATGATCGTAAAAAAGTTAAGTTGTTAGACATCTTTAAGCTGTATGGTCGACAGTATGGAATTCAAGAGATTATGACTTCCATCGATTCTGATCTTCCTTATGTTAATGGAGAGCGCCTCCGGTTTGTTGATGGTGAGGTTATTCGCTTGCTGCATGAT